ttGTTCTTCTTGaatttctcaaaaaaataagaatatgcTAATCGCTAtagctatatataaataaagatcaCTTTAAAATATCTACGCAATCGgaattcttacaattttttatttttattgtaatatcaaCTGTTTATTGAACAACAGGCATCGTTTGTTCTTGTTATTTGCAGCCTTCGGTGAGGCTGCATCGACAAAGACGACGTCAGATTAATCAAGCTTTCCCAATAGTCTAACTCCACATTTCGTAAGGCGCGACGAAACATCCTGTAAGTAAGGCGCGACGGGGCCGTTCGCGAAGAAGGTGCTTCAGCTGATTATCGCGCCCCGGTCTGGAATAGCAGCAGGCAAGGAGTCTACAATATGCCTGACGTATGAGCGCgagttaaattaaagtttgccGACAACGCGGGGGAGGAAACAGGCCGCGGCGCGGCGCCTTGTTTCAAAGCCGTGAGTTAACTGAAAGCCCAAAGTAATCTCACATACCGATCCCATCGTGGCTCGTGCCGTCGTTTTAAACGCGTTGCGGCGGCGCGGATAGGCGTTATCCGCGATTTTTCCCGTAACAAAGAGTAATTCCGTTCCGCAATTAATTGCTGCCGCGCGCCGTCCGTTCCAAATTGCGTCCCGCGCTTTTTAACGGCGCTGATCGTAtctcgttttattttataggtaCGTATAAGCGGCAGAGAAATTACTCGGATTGTGCCAAGTTCTATCTCCTACGGGCAAATATAGCCCGTAAGCGACCCTTAAACGGCAACGTgcaattcatattttacaacGCGTACACGTTTTCAGTACTTGCGTAAACATCTTTGTAATAGAATCTTTTGACAGGAAGTAATAGATAAAGCGTAAGTTGTGTCGAGAAGACGTGTCAGTGTTTCACTTtcaaaatgcatttaaattaatccTCAATTAAAGAGCTCTCCCCGTTTCGACATGCAAATAAGGTTTCCTAACTATATACGCGACGGATTAGTTTTAAGTTTTGTACGTGTTTTTAACaatgtctaaaataaaaactgtaaaagaatattaattttttttaagataaaacaaTGGCAAAGGCGCTTCTGAGAAAACTTAATAGTTTTTGAAATATGTTCGCATTTTTTTTAGAcgcatctttattattatatttattttgttttttttattatatttttttaagcaaactaatgtttttgtaatttttactttacataTTATTGGAGATACATAGAgtaaacatacaaaatttgGAATCGATCCATCAtgtagtttaaaaatattttcgcgtGTCGAAATTGAAATTTCGATTTCCTTtagaaaattgcattattttattaaagccaACTAAATCGACACTTCATTATATTTTCGGAATAAAAGCGAATATATGAAATTACGTTGAACTCTCTTACACGGGGCAgagaaaatagtttttataaaattcatcaGTATACGGATTCACAACAGCTTTCCCAACTTTATTAGCACCCACCGCCGCACCAATGAATATTTCGTGAACCACCGCTGCGcagtatacatttataagcTTATGACATTATGGGATTTCTAATCAGAATTTATATTTcgaaaacatgaaacttgCATTTCCGGCCGATGTGCAATTATTCCCCCGTCCGCGTGACGGAAAACACGTGTAATTTTCCAACGAGTTTCTCCGCTATCATTGTCACACCGACTAACTTTACATGCGTCGACGATCCGCTGTCAGAGTGGCGAGGTATCAGACGGTCTGAAATCCGACGCTGCTTAGACATTCGCTGCTCAAATATTCCCAGGATTTCCGCACATCTCGGGTCGAGTGACGTCCTCGTGTCTATTCGGCGTGTATGCACGCGAATCTACGCACACGAATCTACGCGTACGCTTCCGGAAACGCGAAACATTTCGTGCAAACCCGTCCATTAATGGGATTCCCCGTTACGCACTTTTGTACGCTTACGTTTCGTCATTCCACGATTACaagatgaaattaattttattgggcgacaaatatttatttatagacgTCGCTAATTGTGTCAATTATCGTCCGCATTACAACGTCGGTTAAATATCACTAATTtacataagtaataattttatatctgatggaaaaaacaattttacaaaattgaagGACCAACAAGAAGGGAGACAATCTTAAGAACGTGAAagacaaaaaagaataatagcGCTAATTAAGAAGTAACAATAAGAAAAGGGGAATGTTTCGttcaaatttcaatattacgaCAATAATCTGCGAATCGAGTTCCAAGCGTCATTAATGAACACTATTGTCCGCGGCTGCACCAGTGGCGCAGAATGTCCGCGTATACGCATTCTCCTGACTGTCAACTCACTTCCTGCGGACGCAGAGAGCTTTTTAGCGAACTGTCAAACTCCACCGAACCACGAATTACTCATTCCAACACATCCAATGTACTCTCGCGCGCGGAGTGCGGCGCGGATCAAAGATTCCGGAATTCCGCGGGCACGGACTCGAAACATCGATCCTGGACCATGAAGTGCCGAGAGATCGAACGACCGATCCGATAGATTCGCGTTTAACAACCAGTAATGCTGAATAATCCATTAGCGGGCTTTACCGAGGATATTTTTGCGAAAATGTTTCGTCAAGCCCGATCAAATTCTCTGTGTGTCCCCAATTCTCGCAAAcataggaataaaattttataaaactcaagttttacaattatcatattttataaagacgATTAATAcagatttagaaatattactaatatttctttccattttaatgataaaattgtaattcgaTAAAATATCTGAATAATGGGTTGCTTTTTGGAAGAATTCCGATCGCACTTATATTTGTCACATCTAACCCACATTTATTAGATAGGGATATTACAAAAAgattaattgcaatatttgaagataaaagctttcattatttcaatgttaattttactattcGGACCAAATgctttattcaaaattttaacatgcATAGCTATGCAAGAGATTTCTTTCCGGAGTGCAACGGACATGTAATTACTTTCACTCAATTGTCTCCTTTAGTGAATGCAAGATGCATTGAGTCACCCGACCGGAAGACTGGCGACAGCTGAGGCAACGGAAATAAGATGGCCACCACACCGGTATCTTGTCCCGTCGTTAGGTCAACGTACTATAGTGCGAACGTTAGTGTGTTCCTCCTCATGTAAGTTATGTACGTAATTACGTACGTAACTTATTGTTAGCGCAATGCGtctatttattgcaaaatacacAAGTGCGCGGGCGCAATGGAAGTTTCCGAGCTTCCTCGCTCGCCGCAAGCGAGCGCAATTTGTGCTGCAGCTTATTGGCCGGTAGTTAATACTGAAGTTGCGTAACTACACCCATTGTGAAAAGGTGTCCCTTTTGcttctaaaataattactttgtaagatgtgcgtgtgtattttctgtattcttttttatatcttctttcttttctctcttatttctgttaaagtataaaattataaaatattttacattacttatgtgtaaaaagttttttctaacaaaataatcaaaattgcacttattataaaaatataaaatattaataaaattgtatcaaatatataaaatatagattaaactctaaattttatttaacttcttGTTAACtctactttataaaaaagattagttGTAAAGTAAAAACAATCAtaccatttatttaaaaagtttaaatgtatattacatatctatatatttatatttacaaattttttagcgAAAATAACTGTATAATAAATCTTGTCCTACTTTATCTATTAaacacgtaatttttttttaattagatgatttgactcttttttttcaaatattcattGAATTTCTTTTACGGAAATATGTGAATGATATTATGTAtagatgtataatatatgaatatcaCTGTAGTGAAGCAAATCAGTTAAGAACGTAAGCAGTAGCAAATTCAAACTGTCGATTTTTATAGCCTTAAATTCAAAACTGCGCGGATCAGTCAACCCAAAACTGAAATAGTGAAGACATCTTGTGGAACATTCGTTAGATTTTGAGTACTCTCGCAAACTGTGAATCTTGTtcagattaatatttaaacgtcTCCATATTATCCACAACAGATACAAATTCGGTCATCATTGGAAAACGGCAAGTTACGTTATTCAGAGAGCGAAAAGGAACCCGAACGTAATGAACGGCAGTCGATGGTACAGAACCTGACCAACGTGTCCGCGATCAATACAAGCTTCAGAGGGAAGTACTACCATCTCTTCCCGGTACCTAGAAGCTCGTCATGAAAATGATATCCGCGGTATTTGCGCTATATTATACGCTCTGAATTTGTTTGatcaataacaaaattaaatacctTCAGTCGTCCATATTGGCAATCACAGAATGCCAGAAACGTAATCGCggctgaattaatattaaaaaaaatcagtgTGCGTCAGTTCTACCAAACTCATCGATCTATTACGCACGTgaacaaaattgttaaaaatgtctCATCCATCAAAAGTGAAGCAATCCAAACATCGTTATTTAATGCAAAAGCTACGCACTGCCGAGAAAACGAAGTATGttgaataatatacaaaaataaaattaatataaaactatttacgtttcttatgaatatattatttaaacgtcacataaattttattgttaattatctggattattcattaattcattaattcaataaatatcattttacagaaaaaaattttaaataaattattattgttaagatttaatcaaatcattattataaatcagTACATATCAGTACAGTAATTTCTTGTCATATGTAGTATATAACCTTGTTTCAGATGGGAACGTCCTTTCCCTAAATCGAAGGAATATTGGAAGAAGTTTTGTGACGATGAAGAAAAAAGGTTGATTAGAGTAAGAAATTCCTTTCCGAAATCATCCTACCTTCCTATCATTCCTATTTTGCGCGATTTTGAAACGAGTCTTCGTGATATCATAGATTTTAACGATTCTTACGTTCTTCAAGGCTTCAAGGATGAGAACGTACTTCTCGTAGATTCGAAATCCTCCGAAACGCCATTAGATGTTTCTTCAAGAAGGCGCAACGAAAGTGTTCTCTCGAACGCAAAAGAGCCGATGGTCAAAATATATCCTCCCACGCCATTAAAGAAACCGCCGAAAAATGACGCAGTTACGAACGTTAGGACGAACGCGGGAGGACAACACGTGTCTTTTGCCATTCAGAATAAATCTACGATCAAAAAAGTGGATTCGTATAAAGAATCAGAGTCCCTTGATGTTCCTTTCAAAAATTCTATCATACCACATGACGGATCGGGAGATGGGAGGGTGTATTCAAAGAAGACGTGTCCCTTTCACAGGTACGAACCCGAGGTGAAAATTTTCGACGACGATATCGAGAGATATTTGACGGAAGAGCCGACAGCAAGCGTGTCGTCGGGGgaaaaattgaacaaattGCCGCATTTCCCAGATGCATCTAAATATGACAAAGATCAGAACAGAGCAACTTCTATCAAGAGCAAGAAGATCAAAAGGATTACTGTT
This genomic window from Monomorium pharaonis isolate MP-MQ-018 chromosome 8, ASM1337386v2, whole genome shotgun sequence contains:
- the LOC105837384 gene encoding uncharacterized protein LOC105837384 gives rise to the protein MSHPSKVKQSKHRYLMQKLRTAEKTKWERPFPKSKEYWKKFCDDEEKRLIRVRNSFPKSSYLPIIPILRDFETSLRDIIDFNDSYVLQGFKDENVLLVDSKSSETPLDVSSRRRNESVLSNAKEPMVKIYPPTPLKKPPKNDAVTNVRTNAGGQHVSFAIQNKSTIKKVDSYKESESLDVPFKNSIIPHDGSGDGRVYSKKTCPFHRYEPEVKIFDDDIERYLTEEPTASVSSGEKLNKLPHFPDASKYDKDQNRATSIKSKKIKRITVPPKKLENYPDNTIDLAASKIVEAKSEDKNKILDKQYNLRTDVRTSKLKFNFNGKKSAKKRTSMKTASSFLKSFQSQNRVKAISDKVINKSNLQTPEIREKLINKSD